CGAATCCAAATATTTTACCcaaacttattttcttttacgggtataaagaaaaataaataaatgtaaaactaaTATGTTGGGcttattttaaatacataattattgGACCATACTTTAAGAATAACAATAGAAATGGTTGGGCGTCATGACAATATTTTTGGGCATGTTACAAAATTGACGTAGTTTATAACTAATAACGTGTACTTTCTTATTAAAAAATcttggtaaatataataaaaacacgaTATAATCGAGTGAAATGGGTTAGAGTTGCGTCGAAAATAATGTGATCTCTTCACTTGATACATGAGTTATGGTTTTCAATTGATTTCgcgaattttattttcttttatagcttttctgatttctgattttttctaaTAATCTTATTATGTTTCTAATTCTTGGTTTGATATGAAAACTCTGTCAATAAAAACAATACTTGGCTAAAGTAAATATCCAACTTTGTGTGTGACATTTTTCACCTTAGTTTCCTTAATTCATAACCAATCACAATGATTTGTTGCTTTCGTATGCATAAAAACTCAACCATGGCCAAGTTTTGTTTTCGAACATCAACCATGGCCAAGTTCGGCAAGATACAAAACtttcaatttctaaaaatattctcATTCCGTCATTTAAATTGATGTGAATCTTAATGATTCTgaaatttatttctttcaacAATGATATTATTCAGTTATTGCCCGGACATAATTCAATTCACTAATACCAAAATTAAAAATCCGAAAAACTAGAAATgacctaattaaaataaattagtatGTGAACACATTAAATTGTTTGCGAtagagttaaaaaaattagtgtgtGAACACATTAATTGCTAAATGACTGTTAAGATGACATGTAAGCATTCTAAAGTGGAAATGATTATGAGACTGACACATATCAACGTgcgtgtgaacacatttattgcAAATgcttataatttaatatatgagGGATTTTGAAACGTGAGTGTTAGTTTAGGTGTTATtggttatatattttgattgatttagaaattcatgtagtatttataaatctaagtaaaatatgcagatttttattttttcagattagtatttacaaatccggaggtttttccTCGGATTtaagtctttttatttttaacaaaaaaatccaaaaaaatccattataaaatcaaatttattagtaaatccgtacaattgaataacacttgatttgatataaaatttatgaatcattaaacaaataacacatgattttaatacatatttgaaaatcatataaccaataacactaaatttagttcgaattttcaaatctattaaaataaaacaaccaataacccccgCTAAAGTTGATCAAAGTTTATAATACGAATCTTGTCTTTCACAATTCCTAAAACTAAATGGTATTAGCTTATCTAGATCAGTTATTCAATGCTACGTGGAATATGCAGATCCAGATGATGCGACACTCATTAAGAATATTCTTTCTTATTTGGTCAAAATTAAGAGTATTCTTTTGAGCCGGATTCAATccataaataaagataaatggCACTTTACACAACACAGTCCGACAGATATTGTTAAGTTTGAATATCACACAGAACATGTTTCTGGATAAAGCAAGACATGCACCAGCTTTCAGACCTGAAACTAAAGCTTTGCAAGCTTATTTGTAGAAAATTAAATGGTCCAtaactgaaatattttttggtaaatttattTTAGGTCATGTATTGGTAATAATGAATCTCACAAATcgcaaaatataatataattctcAGTGCGAAAGATACGAGACAAATGAGAAAACTattaaccatttttttttaatgtccagCATCCATCCACGTATAGAACATTTCAAAAGTTCCCACAAAATCAGGTATGCAACCGGTTTATATGATCGTAGATTATTTGTTTCGGAAAACTGGAACCCATATAAAGGACAATCAATTTGTTTAGattttatggtatatatggaaaagaCGGAATGATCAGATTTTTAACAGTATTGATAAAGATCTTCGAGATACTTTAAAGTTAGCATAGACATAAGATATACTATGTAATAACTAATAAGGCCCAAATGGCAATGATGAAGACTAGATCTCAAACATCACTAATACATAGtactaggtgataacccgcgccCTGCGCGGAATGAGTGATTAAAAGagattattacttttaatatatggatattataaagtaaaaatatatagtcacaaatattagatataaaaaaaattgaacgaaaTTATGCGGATTTATATACCGTAATTGGTTAGGTGTAATTGAAGTATATTATATGGAAATAAATCTTTAAGCGTAagcaaatatttaaataaatttattataagtttaagATAAAACAACACATAGGAATATAATTATtactttcataataaaaattatgataatATGAAACGAAACATAGGTAATAGAATAATAAAGTACAAAAGCAACAAattataaagaaacaaataaaaaaactgataaaaccaCAACTAATGTGAAAAATGTCTTTAGAACTCTAGGTTTGCAATCCTAGAAAGAGAAATAACAAAGAACTCAAGGCTACGtatttatatacgttaaattaATCTTCTGAAATCAATCTcaccctaattatataaaatatttactaatttttatcacaaaatttGCGCTTTAATCTCCTTCAAAAGCTTGCCTTAATACAcgataataataaatcaaagaaGATCAAATTAGGTAAATACTATCATACACAAATGATGTAATCAattcactttatttttaaacactTGTAACAATATCACCTTCGATTTCGGGATGATATTTAAACAACAAAATCAtgtgatataatttttaaaatctgaatACATAATCTAACTTTCTTTATATACAAATGTAATTGCAGATGAATgcttaatgattataaaaacccaatcaattaaaattaagaATTGATATGTAATTTAATTTGTCCAAGCAGAATAATCTAGCTTTCTTTATATACAACCGTAATTGCCGGTAAATACTTAATGACTTTAAAAAGACAATCAATGAAATTTTTGAATTGATATCTAATTTAATTTGTCCAAGCGGGCTAAtgaatttttcaaattcaacaTAATAACATACGAAGCTAACCGGTCAAGGTTATAGCTTAAtacatattttgatatattcaaTATAACTATACCTATAATGAGTTTATATATGTGAggttgatataaaaaaattaacatatgacCATTGGACAATAAGGACttctgaaataaaaaatattagtacaAACCGTATAGAGCAAGCAGTCATATAGCTCCTTctacattttgaaaatattgaaattgCCTTATAGTTGATATCATTTAAGTGAGAAGAACATTCATActtatacaaaaacaaatttatacttGAGATTTCTATATTCTCAAAGATGATAGGCGTTTCGAGCTATAttcgatttttatttgtacttatATATCATAAAGATGATAGGCGTCTCGAGATAGATGAGAAATATTTCTTGAACTAAAACCTGTGTTATACTacttttactaaaatatatttgtatctaCTTGATGGATATAGAAACCTAAGGAGACTacaaaaatcaataataaaagaGACATTCTATCAATACGAAGGAGGCCGCGTGAGAAATGGGTTATCGGTTATATAGATAggaatcatataatatattatgttaaccTATATTGTAATGAATAATGACAATATATGTAATTAGTCTAATGAGGAGAGAGCTTTTAATTAAAGGGTGTGAGAGTGATTCTAGTGTTGACACCTAAGAAATGACAATTTGGTTAATAACACATGAGGTCAAAGTTAGTTTAAAAtaatgctcctcaaataataaaaaaaagatagacGAAGAAACTCAAAGAATACCAAAGGaagataattatttacatatGGTCCGTGACGGATAAGGATTTTTTATCAGGACAAGGGTGCTATAATACACTAGAAGGTTTTGGGAGACTGATGGAGGCAAAAAACACAAGAGCTAGCATATCACCCTTACACGTGGACTTTGAAAATAAgttcaaccaaatcatttaAGTTcattaatgaaattttatttattcatattcTAGCAAACTATTCAGAGTGTTTTCCAACTTTGCATATTCTCATTAGCTTCCTAAAACCGAAACTCTTAAATGCATTTATATTCGTCTAATAAAATCATTTGATGTAACTCAGTAAAACTCAGTGTAACTTTATACAATTTGTACAACCAAAATGGTACAACCCAATAAAAGTTAAGGCAAATTGTACAACCAAAATAGTATAATTTCGTAAAATATAGTGGAACTTTGACAGGTTTCTTTTTACTACGAGTAGTGAATTACCTAAGAAAGTGACAAAAGCTATGGATTAGAATTTTGCCGAagtatgaaaaatataaaggaCATATAAGTAAAGGAACTAATCTTCATCTGCATGAAACGAAACCAACGAGTGTGGACTGAAAATGGCTTATCCATCGTCATCTTACAAGTTGTCAATGTGACAAAAGTTGTGGGGTAAAACTCTGCTGAAGTATGACAAAGTTGAACCTTTAGCAAAACGAAACAATCCAGATAAGAAGCATAGTTAATAGGACACCCAAATAATATCCGCAAAagtaacatatattataatccAGTTTAAAAACTGTTAACGTCAAGATTTTtaggttacaaaaataaaagtaaaaccataaattttaaaaaagttttgatAAAAGAGGAGGGGCCACTCAAGGCTTGGAGATGAAGGACTCCCCCAGCTTTTCCCAGTATATATACATGACTTTGATTGTTCTTAACTTCTCCTCCGCAAAGAGGATATTCACCTCGATTCTGtccttctcttccttgatgttGAAGTAAGACAGCCCCTTCTCCATAATCTCATCAAGCAACCTTATTTGATCTGAAATAGAGTACTTCTCGATTTCTGCTACGTGCCTTTTCTCATTCTTTCTCCTGATCCTTCACCATGTGAAGGATGGCCCAGTAGTGTTCAGCGGCTGTTGTTTTCTCCATCTTGTAAATATCTTGTGCTGTTCCAGACATATTAACCTGAAACTAACAACAATCAAATTATATCGGATATGatatgagaaagagagagatgaaacGCTTGTAAACATTTACTTGTAAGGATACTTGTTCTCGAGATGTTTCTTACTCTAATGAGGAGGGTAATTATAGATGTGTCTGAAATGAATGTGTATTATCGGGACAAACACGCAACCAGTTCATTTTCAACTTTGCTTCATTAACTTCGTAATACCAAATCCATTGATTGATTGATGTAACACaaactcaaaaataaatttaatttctaataaaataaaatcgaGTGATGTAAGTACAACCAAACCATTTATGAATTTAAGTTACACAGCCAGTTCACTTATTCTTCTAATAAATCGAGTGATGTAAGTTCAAACAAATCATTTAGAAACACCAATTCGGTAATACCAATTCATTTCCAACATGTTCTACTAATGTGGTTTTGTAATACTTCTTTCAACTTAGAAATACTTTGTGTTGTGTTCagttgtaaaaaataataaaactaagaAGAACTTTGTTTAACAAATCAAAACAACTAAGATCCGAATACAAGTTAACCGTTGAACAGTTTGAACGATAACAACGTAAGAAATGGTTAAACAAGTTAACCATAGACGAGTCATAATAAAACAAACATAGAACATAAATTCATACAACGAAGCTCTTGGAAGACGGGATATAAGCTCCTTAAGCTCTGCAATCTCATGAGCCATCTTATTCATATGCTTCCTTAATTGATGAACCTCTTCCTAGACACCGATAACCCTTGGTTGATGAAAGTGGATGCCATCGTTCTGCAAGTTAAACCCAAAACTCTGTTATATCCCCTTTAAAGcaacaaaatctaaaatgaaTTAAAGTTAGTCAGATTACCTCGAAGTCCTCGCATGTGAAGTATCTACTCCcatgaaaatatcaaaatctgTTGGATACTTTGGTTTTGGAGAAACCTCGTTGATTACTCGGTCCCCACATGGGAAACGGCTTGGAATCCCATAGTAGGCATCTGTTACGTACCCAATCATGTCGAAGTGttcctttatcttctttttctccCTCTTGTTCATTTTCTTACCCATGGATCCATGCCGTGAATTTTTAGATCTCAGTTCATGAtgtgagaggagagagagatggaCAGAGAACCcttgagagagagaaggaaaggAAAGGAAAGGAAATGAAATGAACTGAAGATGACAAAGATGGGATGGAGAGAAAGTCATGAAATGCTTGGTGTTTTACTCTCAAATATTCGGGGTTTCCATGTGGACTTTCATACTATCATTTCTCATCGGTCTAACCATGTAATAATATAGACAATTTCATGAAATATGTAAGTCTTTATAAGGTAATACTCGTAAACAATCAAAAAATAtcacaaattttaatatattttttgttttgtattagAATCACAAATATGTTTAAACATATTAGAATAATACATGTATACTTTTACTAGTCCAGTGTAAACAACTTTATCtccatttctattttttttttttaattttaccaGTTTCACTCAGTTATACAAccataaacacacaaacaacattaaaacataatttctcaTTGGTCTAACTTGTTTTGAATTTGACTCACAATTTAGTCCtccatttctattttttttttggaattttaccAGTTTCACTCAGTTATTCGTTTTACAATCAAACGGGTATAACAATCAGAAACTCGTAATTCCATTAATTTAATAGAAGTTCATATTACTTATGCAACCAAATCCCCAGAACTAAGACAGTAGAAGTTAAGAAACAACTTACAAGCATCCATCCATTATTGGGCCTTTCAATTCTCATGGTTGCTTTGATAAGTTTAAGTTCTTCTTCTAGCACACGAACTTGGTTGTCCAAATGTTTTATCTTATCCGTGAATGCCTCATCGACCCATTCGAAGACATGATTCTCGATCACAAGCtacaaaaatagagaaaataatgGCGGTTTAGAcatatttaaaaactaataactGAAGTTGAAAGGTGTTACCTTCTTTTGAGCCGCATAGCAACATTGATAATATCGGTGGTAAGGGTTTGGATCGGATTTGGAGATGAGCTCAATGACACCCTCTCCGCAGCTACACCTAATAGGGATCCCATGAGTTCTGACTCTTGTCCACCCACTGCTCGTGGAACAGGAACCCAACCGATTGGTCATTATGccaatagagagagagagagagggagataaTTGAGATGAGGAAAAATGGGGTTCAGACTTGAGAAGATCGGGAGGATTGTAGAAATAGGAACACccttaaaaattgtttttatactTCACAACATAATGACATGGCTCTACGCGTGTTTAGAAAATAGGAGGCAAAACTGGGCGGGAATttagaaaaacaaattttgatgttgaagttttacttttcgAAGTCAAAAGTTTACTTATCTATTACAAATTAATATAAACAAATTTCCAATGTCACTAATGTAGTGTTGGGAAACATGTAATACTTAACGTAGTATAGGGTACACATGTAATGTTACTTATATTCAGGTTTCTATAATAATTTCTCATCTAATCATctaataaaattcttaatttcatgaaatatataatttttatactatcatattttcatatcttttcttttctcttttacatttttactaATCTAGTTATACAAATTCTACGGTTAAACTATACTAGCTTATACCATTTTTTGTGcaacaaataattaaattaagctTAACTGATGATTACAAGTAGAGGGCTCATTGCAAGAGAGGGAAACTCACTTGTtacataaacaaaaactaaagcaTTAAAAGGATAGGTTAGACGGTTTGAATCGTAAACAAAAACCGGAAGCTTCTTCAAAAAGGCTTCTAAGCTGATCGATTCAGATCTATCTGATCTCCTGCCAATATAGGCGAATGAAGAAAAAGTGTAGCTCATGATGCTTGTACAGCTGAGGGTTGAAATACTTTATCCATGATGGAGAAG
The window above is part of the Brassica napus cultivar Da-Ae chromosome C3, Da-Ae, whole genome shotgun sequence genome. Proteins encoded here:
- the LOC106430483 gene encoding uncharacterized protein LOC106430483 — protein: MTFSPSHLCHLQFISFPFLSFPSLSQGFSVHLSLLSHHELRSKNSRHGSMGKKMNKREKKKIKEHFDMIGYVTDAYYGIPSRFPCGDRVINEVSPKPKYPTDFDIFMGVDTSHARTSRTMASTFINQGLSVSRKRFIN